The DNA segment attttatagatgaaaaaatcattaaaaccaatgcttagttaaataataaattttaaactgtaatgtgaaattcagcaatttttaaggaatacttaaaattgcatacattgaaacatttagtaggtaaaaattaaagaattttacaagttaatagttgaaggggtttgttAAAActagatttttgttgttgaagatttaccattttagttgaaattcatctacttggttgaaaccctgttttttatgattttaaattaattttttgaactaagaataaatctttttggttaaaaaattacgattttagtagcatatttagctctttggatgcaaaataaattatattgttggaaattaatgtttttatttgaaaattcagctatttcatttttgtttgaaaatttatcttttgacttcttcaagggtacaaattcatgcattctgttgaaaattcatttttgttgttgaaaatattaatttttttaaactggcaattcaactattccattcttgtttgtttgtcaaatGAACTagttgtcgtttaaaattcgccttttaaaaaaaaaaacgaatgtttttttatgtaaatttacaaaacttaagcaattactttttttaaaacagtgttttaaccgcaATAAgctgctaattctattttcgtaattttgggctcacaactacgcagccattcataccgagtattcttacaacagaagtagaccataaaaggaggaaaatttccaaaatttattaggttcaaccaggtatacggactataggcaaagatatatacggttcttacttaattccagaagaatgctttctaggttttccccgcaagtaattgaggggttcatacttacccgtgcagaaattgccaaatgtttgccttatttccgatttggacCAGATCGGGCAcgcaattttgtggttgttaaatttggccccatctagaccccgacttaacagccaagcttgccagtagatggcgctccattaatttcggggactaaagttgGTTGACTCCAAATCGTCCAAGTTTCAACCGAGGGGTAAACCACTCTAAAATCAGTAAAATCAGCGAAACAATATTAACGTTATATGGACGTTGTTCTCTGATTTTTTGATATCGGTGACGCTAAAGTAACTAAGATGAAGAATCTGTCTTACGACTCTGTAAGAATAAAATCAACGCAATAGGCGATCGTTATTCGTACTGCCGGAGTTACtctacctttcttgtaaactataGCGATAAGCTCGTCACTTATAGCGGCGCTAGAAGCGCTTAGTCCTAACTTCTCGGGTGATTTTTTCCTTNNNNNNNNNNNNNNNNNNNNNNNNNNNNNNNNNNNNNNNNNNNNNNNNNNNNNNNNNNNNNNNNNNNNNNNNNNNNNNNNNNNNNNNNNNNNNNNNNNNNAAAGTGAATTCGAGACTTTCGAGTTGATTTCGGATGCCTTTTGCTTCTTGTCTTGCGATAGGATTTTCACTGATGTTCTCCTCAATTTCTTTCAATGCTTTTATTATTTGGGATAAGCATTGAATTAAAACAGAAACAGCATCAGCGCGAGCTTACCATCTAGTTGTCGAAAGAGATTTCAAAGTCAAACATTTTTCTTGAGCACATCGTTTGAGAATTGCCCAACGATGCGTTGACGCCGAGAAAAAATTGTACACCGCTTGTACTATAGCGAAAAAATTGGAAGCTTCAGAACAACTCCCTACAGCATGAACCtcgattaaatttaatgaatgacCTGAACACGGATTCCATTCTGCGAGTTCATTAAGTAATTTAATTCTCGCTTGAAGACTAGAATATTGACCTGACATATTTTTTGCATTGTCATACGATTGACCCCTGCAGTAAGCTATATTGATGCCATAGTGTTCCAATGTGTCAAAAACTGCATCAGCTACGTCTTTCGCTTTATGTCCAACGTtgtcaataaacaataaaaaccgTTCAACAGGCTGGCCATTATCTCTTACATATCTTAATACAAATGACAATTGATCAATATGCGCAATATCTGGAGTTGAATCGACcataatcgaaaaatatttagcATTCTTCTCTTCTGATACTATATTTTTCAGTACTTCACGTGCCataatttcaatgaattcttcaTAAATTGTTTTTGACAAATAGCTCTTGCTTCCACTTCCTTTATTGCCGAAATCGTTGACGTGCTTGGCCATAAGAGGATCAAACTCGGAGAGAAATTCTATAAGCATGAAGAAATTCCCGTTATTTTCagaaccaaattttttatctgTTCCTCGGAATGGAAGACCACGAGATGCTAAATACTTTGTAGCAGATACAACCCGACGCACAACATTTCTCCAATAAGCGGTTTCCTTTTCAAATttggaagttaatttttcatttatctgaCACGCAACGCAAAATAACGATCCCTTACTTTCAGAAAAAACGATCCACGGTCGATGCACTTCTTCGCCATTGAGTAGTTTTCGTTTGAATACGTTTTTAGACAGATATCTCATGCTGCCATCACTATAAAGTTTTCTTGAACTAGTAAAATCTGCTTTTTCATTTTGTATCCATCCGTGGAGTGCAATGTAGTCACGAGTAGAATCACTGATCGGCCAGGTAACTGGGTCATTAGAGAGAAAACTTTTGGTTTCATCGTCTTCTTTTTCAATGCGTAGCTTTATGTCGCTAGTATCTCGATTTGCGATGAAATCATGATCAACCGATGTGATATTGTTGTCTATACAGAAAAACAATCCAAATTATATTATtgacattataaaaaattacatattagaGAGCTCAATTTTGcaataaaacaaatattacaaagaattgtaatttaaaaaaaagcctatcgtgacaaaatttaataaaggcAAATGCCCCAGTAatcgatcaaaattaatttttatattttctttcaccTATATAAATTATACTAAGAAGTGATNNNNNNNNNNNNNNNNNNNNNNNNNNNNNNNNNNNNNNNNNNNNNNNNNNNNNNNNNNNNNNNNNNNNNNNNNNNNNNNNNNNNNNNNNNNNNNNNNNNNGTGTATAAGTTACCTTTCGAGGTTGTTTTTGTCGAAAGGCTTTCGAGGTTAGTGGATTCacactgtttttcttttttcttgacaAAACTATCAAGTTTCGCAAATTTCGTAATAACATCTTCCAATTTCCGCTTTTTTTCGGCCGCCTTTTTTCTGTATTCATATCCACTCAATCTCTTTCGACCGTCACTCATTTATctggaaaaattgagaaatttttccaaatttttatccaaaaatgttaTGTTGACACAAAACGCAACGGTCTTTTGTTTTACCGACGACAGTGATGCTAATGTTGGCGACTTTTGCTACTAAGCTTGTGTTTGAACCATACACTGGTTGTCCGCAGTTGGCGCGTAATTCAAAATCGGAAtcaaaacaattcttgtaatttaaataaataatgattgaaaaatgcacGAGAATGTATGTAAATTGTACAACTTTTGATttctgataataaaataaattttttattttttgtatttttttttttgaaaaatttcgttcCAAATTTGCCTCCCCTCGGAATGTGCCGCCCTGGGGCACTGCCCATTTTGCCCTACGGTAAATCCAGGCCTGCCAACgggtctttaatttattttagtagttgatcaaaccaaattttgggatCAGGTCCAGagaaatcattttcgaaaaacgtcttaaaattgattttaggggctgatcaaatgccagtttggaaatcagatccagatatagtaagttcgaaaatagaataattaaaaaaaaaattggaatgaaaatatcggcctaaaatttctcttcaacacggagaaaaatagatgttagcacaggctatctagatattaataggtaatatcttagcgttTTAACTATGGGatagaaatctagatactgaagtagagcatccgtagatattaaaaagaagattttaactgacaacaTCCTTGATATTTAAgagcagaatctaagatattcaagaaatattttttaattgttcaaaaattacctgtaaagcatgccattttctataaaatgcgaAAGAATGATAATATCGCAGTTCTCTGTTTTTAAAaaccgaatcctcaagcattcgcctttttgtataattatgcgatttttgtgttgaacagataacacactgtccaaggctaatatgaaagatgcctgtagctgagtcctcattttcgtgagaaaattataacatttccaaaaatatttaattcattttccaccaaaacttttAGTACAATAGATACGCGAAAAActacaatacacacgatgaaagctcaagatacagacaaagcgAGGTTAAAATCTGTTGTCGCCACGCCACatgtcagcgaccttgctccgataaaatttagcttttttaatatcttagatattaactgttaacatcacacattttatactttcaatataaacaaatgtaaccctttaatattttgtccctaaaaaatttattaattacactccgggcaagttaaattgcttagaGATATCTTTTTTATACGCATATACCATCGAAAtgactcagattattaattttaggctgatcaatccccagtcttgtggtaaggtccagagataaagatttttcaacaatgtttattgaaacacACCAAGCCAAAATGCACTAATTCTATCTACATTTcttgatgtgtatttcttctaggatcgatctgcgaaaaaaaacaatggtaatctattattaaattcagaaataatgtttaacttattaaactgattataaggtaatgattgttaaattgacaataagtaattattatttaaattattactgccgacactgtcagtgataatcatacaaaaccacaaagcatttctttggtaaagaataatcaatctaaagtataataaacatgtcgggccgatctgtcattatttcgatgttatgttcagattcacgtgtttttcctaatcgctgtaagtaaacgtaggtaatgtcaatttaaaatttacgcatgtaatatttcatttactttatttaatacatACCCTATATATTCATATCATACCTTTTTCTGCCGCAAATAATTGTTAAACACATTTCACTCGTCgcccactaaaatcgcagaatattattaccattttatagtatttgtcagtaagcagccattccataatattattggcacagaagaaaactgacgtttacttctcaggtcacgtgtctcacttcattattaattaaacaattttattatttgtaattattatgtaacataacctatcttgctttgacacttgtatccatttgaagtttcaaacgcaaccatggaaactatgataaacttgatccgaagatgcacggacttggccgaatggccgatccgaatgcaactttaaaggcgtgaaatatgaaaaacccctgtacaatggcttcttacCTGCTGTTGTACAATTCGGGTAGCATCAAGTTCGACacgtatgtaagccccagcgtgtccaccctgtataattaattacgatttcgaaagtatttttggaaaagtaattatttgaacaaattatatttgtttaaacaattaaaaagtggtaatttttttctttctatacgctataaagtcagaaacataatacTATGTGTTctgttttattgcaattcttttaattaccgaaaaaactgctttagcaaataaatattgttcaattgaaaaattttgaaaataaaaaataattaattgttcaaataattacgtaatgtttttagacaaatttactaattcaaacaatgacaaaatattgcatttcaataagaaaatgagatcatttttaaaatttctggggaataaatgattgtttaaataattaacatttgtttaaacaattgaaaaattgttttaaaagtcatagtaaatattaaaattgtatattaatgattatttctcagaaaacgacgacggaaattgctgaaaaataacaataagcatatctgcgacaacttattctaatcttaatcttttcattgcaaatagcatatcgttggaatcgcaaataaacgtacatttcgaatataatatttttaaattgctgattacaatattataaaaatttaatgtccCGTGTTTTATTCGTCATGAGGACAAAAGGGTCCCCCTCAGGCAATGCTCGACACAGCGTGAGGGTAGGTCGAGCAGGtaaaccgcgatcaaatgaaaatcgctctgctaaatatttggaaaaattggagttaatttaaaagacatttagaacttttactcataaatatctcttaaaattatatacatttttgtaacatttaaaaaaatgttgctaacttaattcaagtgccttactatctactaatgtgttttttgtttgaaaatttttcaaatgttttgaaatattttttaattttctcttagatttccttatttaaattgaaaaattggttcaaatttttccatgtttacattttgaaataagatataagagacaagacgcttgtttgaaaataggtatatttaatagaaaaataaaaattttcctgttcatatttggaagagataatttagcacgaaagtaaatcaagaattattcaagtttttaaggcgacctcaaagtcaaatcagaaactcgAACTCATTaagtcgaaattttttcaaaataaataattttcaatgtgaagcaattaaaattcgagaatttgcaaacgaaaactaaattgaatgtttcaatgtttgtaaatgttttaattcagtatttaatatgaaaattcagagctctaaaactgtaacctttcaaaaacttcgaatttttatttatttttattttacacaatgcaattttaaactttttaatttcaaccagttcatttaaaataagagccagattttgaggcgtgcaagccgtgcggttgcacagagcgccatggttgagggggacggagcatgcgattttactccctgccttgctcgacctgtgttttcaagtttctggaaaggtgacaacttggtacctgtttgtccaagtctagtatTAAGATCCGTAAttgctttttcacttatccattcaaagatctgaactaagattgtcttcgatgatcatttcttacgatattttgtaaatttataataattattaatcatttaaacaattttcataaacatattgagaggtgaggtattgttcaattaataaacacaatttgtttacgaagttaactatgattgtctttgctatgactctttcctaaggtatttgttaaatctacaagaatggttaattatttaaagaactttcataagaaattcagaatttggctatttttcaaacgaatagggttagttctttttacaaatttaattaagaacgtctttccgtttaattataataatcgcattgtcaagatttataatttaaactactttcattaGCAAATTAAGAATTTGGGAATTTTtggaagaataggcctaatttgtttacggaatcaacaaagaatatatttccaatcacattttcctacgaaaccttgtaaatttacaataatgatttattatacaaataaatttcataaaaaaattctataatggtaaaaactttcattttcattagtttcagtaagtatctatttttattaatttttttaagtaatttcataatctcttcagttaaatatttttcctcatcaagattttctgtagtatattttctcttgcaatacttttctccatgtATTTTACtatgattaatcagtcgaacatataaccagtattattatcacttattgtgatatgattttttatgtttaaatccacgctggaacagaagtctctcaacttcacattctatgcgcatttgaaattttttcttcattaaggcgggcctaaaatcagtgcattaatttgagtacaattaaattacaatgcggctacatcccgtgcagaaatcgcccgttttcaaacgtaataccgatctggccctgatcggtagaactgtgtggcccatacctgggcccgaccgggccagaccgatttcctactgaaacgccatctccatgatCTCGAAGAACTAATGCTGCTTGTTTctttctggtagtgcagtgaattttgtatacataatactcgtttaaaatattccagcaatgtttataaatgcataaggcgagtaagccacgtgttcagaggcaccaaacaccagtcagtagacctcgaaacctgtgcgaggaagatgagagtaagtaattacactctgcggacTCAGTGAAACCTaacctgaaataaataaatgattaattaaattttttggcataaaattagtatatttaccatcaaatgagtcaaatattattatatgatgaaattgatcaagttcttttgttttcaattattattaaagaactcaaggttttttaatttaatgtagagtttgaatcatcaaatctattgacaagaaatgaattgcagtatgcacaaaattgtaatgtttttaaattataatagtaaaatatgtgatacaatcgattatgttattgatactttgattctgtattaataataaatttaatacagaaatacattaaggacaaattttcataacattccagcaagaactagttactcaattgcgcatgcgtcgcattcggcatctaattggtttcgcgcgaagtttaaaatgataaacgatgtttttttcttttttattataaacaatgcaatttaaacttataaaaatgtccgttaggtcgaaatgaattatattaataaaaattaattaaatgcatattctgtaaataatatttaaaacaaccagaaatatttaattcaaaaatttttatttttgtttaaaagttgtttggtctatatttcttcttaaccgatttaaaaaaataaaacgatctaataaatgatggcgcaattttttggcaaaaaaattatctacaaccaccttcttgaatttttcaagaagtaatgcaattgacagaaaattgaatttatttgcagtaaaatgttaatagatcgtaaatcatagcttatttcccgatgattttctttggaagcattcgaaaatgtcaagttgtagggaatctttttgcgaaaaactttttctaattgattaaaaagtttcataggcaacattttttcaagaaattaaaattgttgcttaaaatatttctggttatcatcaatttttttcatacaaaacaaacccTTTCCTNNNNNNNNNNNNNNNNNNNNNNNNNNNNNNNNNNNNNNNNNNNNNNNNNNNNNNNNNNNNNNNNNNNNNNNNNNNNNNNNNNNNNNNNNNNNNNNNNNNNcatttgtgaaattcatgaatggattataatgagactcatcgtgtaccgatcgggcaccgatcgggtttcccaatcgggtgtcccgacctggccccgacctgggcgtgtgtttcatgcgcggcctggcctcggtctggccccgatcggagccagaccgagatttctgcacgggatacgaggatattggaagtactcgcatttgcctaaaaatttgataaaaatgtttagtgtcgcacaatcatttattctgtatCGTGAGAGGGTACTCACGCGAATCcatgtacaaatagaagttattacagtaaaaatgattattgtggtattttattgaattttatttctaaataaaataattgcaagcaaagtagtgattcgctCGCCGAGCGCGCGTAGgagcttttcttttggttgaatattcgtctttttggtagatagttcgtcttcttaattgacaattaatctttgtagttaaaaattcaaatgctatttccttgaaaattcatgtattttgttaacaattcgccttgttggtcgatagaatgatttatttaactgaaaattcaactaaacgcaatTCAACTAAacagtatatgtctaattcaaatcagcgtatatacactgctaaaacagtgaaatgtagctgctgattAGTGAAATTccactgaataacagctaaatttcgctgcttttccagcgaatatacgcttcaagtcccttattttattatttctgtaaaccataaATCATGTATAGTAAGAGGgcgggcggggggggggggttgtacggTTCATTACTGGTTTGAGGGGGGCCTTAGAGAGAACcggtaatctgttacgtaatttaagcacGGCTCTGCAATATCAGAAACgcagtttttttttctcatattctctaatagtttctgcttatacGCAAGGAAAGGATCTTATCAGTTGTAGGTggaccaaacgattttggaggccgatagaattttcttcaaggatcgaaatattttagtattataccattcggaattaagccattatttgcctttcgtggtgtagccgtgactcactgagcgtggaagggagtaatatgaggaaaggggtgtagatctttaagagttaagattgatctagaataattctcgatttttacattctcgtcagagaaggtattatatttatgtaaaattggttcccccagtttttgtcaattgttCATGTTTTTAGACTCCCTGAAtgcgaaaaacagatttttctgattgtgtttgacgcctaattaacacaattaagtttcttttacgcatgtcaaatataatttaaaatactgttgcgtacacgtctcgcatgaataaatacaattttgtatgccagatcttgaatttttcttaacttcATTATGCACATTAATGTAACATtcatctaaaccttgaagtaaaaagcgtgataaatgaaattctgtagaaaattcggatcaaatttagatagaagaatttcattctaccttcatcacgaaatatcttaaaaatgcattttttacgtttcattaatatttagaaaatattataagtacattgttggatgaattcaaattttaatcatgagaataataactggtaaattctaaacaattgtatattgattaaaaaatttccattcatttacattgaatttatcggaaatttctttctttgaaaagaacaacttctgtaaagcataataaacgtgttaagaaaattcgataagaacaaaaattaatattgaaagccccccccccccccccccccctcatggaatactcatccccagtaatctaccgagagtcctagactcctagagacttcccgcctatatttatactttttagaaCCATAGgcctgtttcaaaggatagttacccgaaagatgaatgggctaactgcattacagattagagtcccaaatattttatacgccacaggcgtaaacttgtcaaactTACAAGGAGTCGTCCcaccgcacagtggtctggaataggaatttactgtccataatcgcccacaggtcgtatttcttaaacaatttgaaagttttttttagaaattctcagcaattaatttttaagagaattgtggtttgctttttttaaatttttttcatagagcaacaatatataaacaaatatagtgacaaaattgaccattttagctttgtgaatttttatctaaaaaaaaaaacagatagaaactcactatcagccgtaATTATTGCACATggattcatagaacataattaattttaataatatttaacttaattattatgaacaatttctataaacaaattctttataaacgagtttttctcatagctgaactaaccaacgaaattaaataaagaataattcatatgatttttataaacactttttttaacaaaactatgatttattttttttacatgcaaaaaggacggtttgctactgaaattatccgacaataaactaacagtgattccaaaattggatatgggacattaaataataatttgtgtaattgttaataacaatttctgtagcaaattgtccatagcaataacgctgtacttgcgtttttagaagtcacctatttttcatttgttttatgcaacttcctgaaaaataaatgaggaacaagtgaaaataaggtgtaataacgctgtacttgcgtattcagaagtcacttatctttcatttgttttgtacgtaatttcatgaaaaacaaatgaggaaacggccgattaggagacttgttcaactaaattgttataaacaatctatattgtttttgtttgataaagcttaaagtgtATAAATGGCttcaaagacaattgtgaatcatttttcttcagaaaaatcaattcagctatgagaaaaactcgtttataaagaatttgtttatagaaatttttataaaaacaatagttgttaactcatgctaatttttttgttactaattatgacttttatgaaaaatattagcaactagcgtgaaataaccgattttttctatgatgaaaaaaaaaagaatttgtttataaaaattgtttataataattaagccatttattattaaaattaattatgttctatataTACATGTGCAATAATTACGGCTGATaatgagtttctatctgtattttttcttgagataaaaattcacaaagctaaaatggtcaactttgtcactataattgtttatatattgttgctctgtgaaaaaaagcaaaccacaattctcttaaaaattaattgctgagcatttctaaaaaaaaacttttaaatcggttaagaaatacgacctgtgggcgattatgaacagtaaattcctattccagaccactgtgcaccgtgctccagatgcgctagcgactatttacttgcaaaataccgatgtgttttacgcctttggcatattgcgaatttaggatggtttatatttatagagttCAATGCCGTTTTTGAAGAACTAGCTTTTTTAAGAGTCTTAAgagtccattaacatttaacaaacaaataaaaataaacgtttataacaaaaaacgaataggtaatagaaactttaaaattattaaattttattatttatttgtcatgaaaattattccgct comes from the Belonocnema kinseyi isolate 2016_QV_RU_SX_M_011 chromosome 6, B_treatae_v1, whole genome shotgun sequence genome and includes:
- the LOC117175588 gene encoding zinc finger MYM-type protein 1-like, whose protein sequence is MSDGRKRLSGYEYRKKAAEKKRKLEDVITKFAKLDSFVKKKEKQCESTNLESLSTKTTSKDNNITSVDHDFIANRDTSDIKLRIEKEDDETKSFLSNDPVTWPISDSTRDYIALHGWIQNEKADFTSSRKLYSDGSMRYLSKNVFKRKLLNGEEVHRPWIVFSESKGSLFCVACQINEKLTSKFEKETAYWRNVVRRVVSATKYLASRGLPFRGTDKKFGSENNGNFFMLIEFLSEFDPLMAKHVNDFGNKGSGSKSYLSKTIYEEFIEIMAREVLKNIVSEEKNAKYFSIMVDSTPDIAHIDQLSFVLRYVRDNGQPVERFLLFIDNVGHKAKDVADAVFDTLEHYGINIAYCRGQSYDNAKNMSGQYSSLQARIKLLNELAEWNPCSGHSLNLIEVHAVGSCSEASNFFAIVQAVYNFFSASTHRWAILKRCAQEKCLTLKSLSTTRW